DNA sequence from the Peptoniphilus sp. GNH genome:
TTGTAGGCTGTCTCTATAACATCTTTTAATGTATTCTCAATAGCTTTTTTATTATTTTTATACATAGAGATTATTATTTTTGCAGTCTCATTATCAAGTTTTGCCAATTCATTTCTAATAAGCCTAGGAGCTTGATCTGATTCTTGATCAGCGTATATCTTTTGTAATTTATTTCTTAACCGTCTGTATGATTCCTTGTAGTTTTGCTTAGTTCCATTCTCACGCTTTTTTATTAACTTTTCAACGCTATTAGACAAATCTTCAAAGGGATTATTCTTCATCTTCTAGATCCTTGTCTGCATTTTTTATAAATTCGTCCATGTAAGCATCTTTTTCTTGTTCTTGTCTATCAATCTCTTCTGCCACATCATCAATGTCTCTTAGCTTTCCATAAGCATACGTCTTTGATAGTCCAGCATCAAGTGCCGCTTTTACCGTATTTATATTATCCAACTCGTTGTATGGTTTATTATCATTAAATACAACGGATATATCTCTGTAGTCAAAATCCTTAGCTGTTTTTATATTCGCTATTTTTAGTATAAGTTTTATCCTTTGTTGCAAGGCACTCTTAAATTTACGTTGTTTTTGAGCAATAATCTGATCAGTCGCAAATAGCTTGTATTTCATAGCTTCCATTTTGTTAACATAGAGGCTCTTTATCCTCTATCTCTAGGAGTTTCCTCGCATTATGGTATGTCATTTCATACCTAGTTCAGACTATCTCTTCACCCTCAAATGTAGGGCGCTGGATTTCGTGGGCGTTTCTTCATAGAGATTCCTTAGCTTACTTCGCCTAGTCGTTAAACCTTCTTAAACTTTCATTTAAGATTGGTAATTGATTAGCATGTCGATTTTCTTATCCACCTAGGATTATCAATTAAATTATATTCAGTAGGTTCAAGCCCCTCTTTTGTAATTTTATAGTATCTATATCTTAATGTGGAAAATCCGATTCCTCTTCTTTCTCCTATTTCGTCAAAATATTCTCTTAGAGCTTTGCCATTAATGTAAACATTGTGCCTTGTGTTTCTTAGATTTACGATAGGCTTTACAAATCTACAATTATCAGGCCCATAATTTCCGTTATTGTCTATTCTGTCTAATTGTAGTTTCTTTTCAAATCCGTTAGAGTCACACCAATCTGCA
Encoded proteins:
- a CDS encoding phage portal protein, with product MEAMKYKLFATDQIIAQKQRKFKSALQQRIKLILKIANIKTAKDFDYRDISVVFNDNKPYNELDNINTVKAALDAGLSKTYAYGKLRDIDDVAEEIDRQEQEKDAYMDEFIKNADKDLEDEE